In one window of Ferriphaselus amnicola DNA:
- a CDS encoding sugar phosphate isomerase/epimerase family protein — MQLQLFKTLWGHTSTLADAADQAVAAGFIGLEGNADRLPHEELHSALQSRGLRYIQEIVTAGNYVPRRHDTVEQHIADVERQLQLGQSLQPQQVTIIGGCDAWSLEQSVRFFGESQEIAARMDITCSFETHRSRSLFNPWITLAILERLPELRLTCDLSHWVVVLERQLDDDWNAVLEVAKHAHHIHARVGYDQGPQVPHPAAPEYAGALASHQHYWEAIWSAQRAAGYAITTMTPEFGPDGYLHTLPFTRQPVADLWEINGWMGHIEQMHFLSWSEGVAHERACC, encoded by the coding sequence ATGCAACTGCAACTGTTCAAGACCTTGTGGGGGCATACAAGCACGTTGGCAGACGCGGCGGATCAGGCTGTGGCAGCCGGCTTCATCGGGTTGGAAGGTAATGCCGATAGGTTACCGCACGAGGAGTTGCATTCGGCTTTGCAGTCGCGTGGTTTGCGCTATATCCAAGAGATCGTGACGGCGGGCAACTATGTGCCGCGTCGGCACGACACGGTGGAACAACACATCGCCGATGTGGAACGTCAGTTGCAACTGGGACAGTCGTTGCAGCCGCAACAGGTGACCATCATCGGCGGTTGTGATGCATGGTCACTGGAACAGAGTGTGCGTTTCTTCGGCGAGTCGCAAGAGATCGCCGCGCGCATGGATATCACCTGCAGTTTTGAGACGCACCGCAGTCGCTCGTTGTTCAATCCGTGGATCACGCTCGCGATCCTCGAACGCTTACCCGAGCTGCGACTCACGTGTGACTTGAGTCATTGGGTGGTGGTGCTGGAACGGCAACTGGATGACGATTGGAATGCGGTGCTCGAAGTGGCAAAACATGCGCACCACATCCATGCACGTGTCGGTTATGACCAAGGGCCACAAGTGCCGCACCCCGCCGCACCGGAATATGCCGGAGCCCTTGCCTCACATCAACACTATTGGGAAGCGATCTGGAGCGCACAACGCGCCGCAGGATATGCCATAACCACCATGACGCCGGAATTCGGCCCCGATGGTTATCTGCATACGCTCCCTTTCACGCGACAACCCGTCGCCGATCTGTGGGAGATCAATGGGTGGATGGGTCATATAGAGCAAATGCATTTCCTCTCGTGGAGCGAGGGAGTGGCGCATGAAAGGGCGTGCTGCTAG
- the atzF gene encoding allophanate hydrolase, whose translation MKLDLNIEGLRRRYLAGEIHPRQVMQDIVARIGDDQHHVWIHRLPLEEIEKYVSALADKDPAALPLYGIPFAIKDNIDLAGAPTTAGCAEYAYHPQRHATVVRLLIDAGAIPIGKTNLDQFATGLNGTRSPYGACRNAYDSDYISGGSSAGSAVAVALGLASFSLGTDTAGSGRVPAAFNNLVGVKPTRGWLSTRGVVPACRSLDCVSIFALNTADAATVLSVATALDEQEAYSRQALAHGFDFGRAERFRFGVPRADQLQFFGNQDAAALFQKSCEELEAIGGQKVEIDFLPFLKSARLLYEGPWVAERYAAIREFFEAKQDVINPVVREIIAGAKKFSAADAFDGMYKLEALRAEAALTWGKIDCLVTPTAGTIYRIAEMEADPIKLNANLGYYTNFMNLLDCAALAIPAGFQQDGLPFGITLVAPAHQDVPLLHLAERLNHNANPDLPMPQAQGGRVRVAVCGAHLEGLPLNHQLTSRGAHLVARTHSSPDYKLYALPGDPPYRPGMVRVAQGGDAIEVEVWEMAAREFGPFVAGIPAPLGIGMLTLANGETVQGFVCEQCAAIDAEDITRYGGWRAYLAQRGA comes from the coding sequence ATGAAACTCGATCTGAATATTGAGGGCCTGCGCCGCCGATATCTGGCGGGCGAGATCCATCCGCGTCAGGTGATGCAGGACATCGTCGCACGCATCGGCGACGATCAGCACCATGTGTGGATACATCGCTTGCCGCTGGAAGAGATAGAAAAGTATGTGTCCGCACTGGCGGATAAGGACCCCGCAGCACTGCCGCTGTACGGCATCCCGTTCGCGATCAAGGACAACATCGATCTGGCCGGTGCGCCGACCACGGCCGGTTGCGCCGAGTATGCCTACCATCCGCAACGGCATGCCACGGTGGTGCGGCTGCTCATCGACGCGGGCGCGATCCCAATCGGCAAGACCAACCTCGACCAGTTCGCCACCGGCCTGAATGGCACGCGTTCGCCCTATGGCGCATGCCGCAATGCCTACGATTCCGATTACATCTCGGGCGGCTCCAGCGCCGGTTCGGCGGTGGCCGTCGCTTTGGGGTTGGCCAGCTTCAGTCTGGGCACCGACACCGCCGGCTCCGGTCGCGTGCCGGCAGCGTTCAACAATCTGGTCGGCGTGAAGCCCACGCGCGGCTGGCTCTCCACGCGCGGCGTGGTACCGGCCTGCCGCTCGCTGGATTGCGTGTCCATCTTCGCGCTGAACACGGCGGATGCCGCCACGGTGTTGTCGGTCGCCACCGCACTGGACGAGCAGGAAGCGTATTCACGGCAGGCGCTCGCGCATGGTTTCGATTTCGGTCGTGCCGAGCGTTTCCGCTTCGGCGTACCACGCGCGGACCAGTTGCAGTTCTTTGGCAATCAGGACGCGGCGGCGCTATTCCAGAAAAGCTGCGAGGAGCTGGAAGCCATCGGCGGGCAGAAGGTCGAGATCGACTTCCTGCCCTTCCTCAAATCGGCGCGGCTGTTGTACGAAGGCCCCTGGGTGGCGGAACGTTACGCCGCCATCCGCGAGTTCTTCGAGGCAAAGCAAGATGTCATCAATCCCGTGGTGCGCGAGATCATCGCGGGCGCAAAGAAATTTTCCGCCGCCGACGCCTTCGACGGCATGTACAAGCTTGAAGCCTTGCGCGCAGAAGCCGCATTGACATGGGGCAAGATCGACTGTCTGGTGACGCCGACCGCCGGCACCATCTACCGCATCGCCGAGATGGAAGCCGACCCGATCAAGCTGAATGCCAATCTGGGCTACTACACCAATTTCATGAATCTGCTGGACTGCGCGGCGCTCGCGATACCGGCCGGTTTCCAGCAGGACGGTCTGCCGTTCGGCATCACGCTGGTCGCGCCCGCGCATCAGGATGTGCCGCTGCTGCATCTAGCGGAACGTCTGAACCACAACGCAAATCCAGATCTGCCGATGCCACAGGCGCAAGGAGGCCGCGTGCGTGTCGCAGTCTGCGGTGCACACCTCGAAGGTCTGCCACTCAACCATCAGCTCACCAGTCGCGGCGCGCATCTGGTCGCGCGTACGCACAGCAGCCCGGATTACAAACTGTACGCCCTGCCCGGCGACCCGCCTTATCGGCCCGGCATGGTGCGCGTTGCACAGGGCGGCGATGCCATCGAAGTGGAAGTGTGGGAGATGGCAGCGCGTGAGTTCGGTCCTTTCGTTGCGGGCATCCCTGCGCCGCTGGGCATCGGCATGCTGACGCTGGCTAACGGCGAAACAGTGCAGGGCTTCGTGTGCGAGCAGTGCGCGGCCATCGATGCCGAAGACATCACGCGTTACGGCGGCTGGCGCGCGTATCTGGCACAGCGCGGAGCCTGA
- the uca gene encoding urea carboxylase — MFDKVLIANRGAIACRIIRTLKKMGVRSVAVYSEADTRSLHVQMADEAVCIGAAAAAESYLRGDHILEVARKLGVQAIHPGYGFLSENAAFAEQCAEAGVVFIGPTPDQMRRFGLKHTARELAEQNGVPLLPGSGLLGDVGHAHAEASRIGYPVMIKSTAGGGGIGMRLCWSADELNEAFLSVEHLARANFKDAGIYLEKYVEHARHIEVQLFGDGKGNVIALGERDCSVQRRNQKVIEETPAPNITPEVRQHLLDTAVRLGKAVGYQSAGTVEFVFDALSGEFYFLEVNTRLQVEHGVTEEVTGVDLVEWMVLQAAGELPALESIDIKPKGASIQVRLYAEDPNKNFQPSSGVLSGVEFSVQARNETWVERGSEVPPYYDPMIAKIIVKAMNRESALEKMSAALAETRVDGIETNLDYLRQIVADHVFAEGRQTTRYLNGFHYQPHTLDVLEPGVQSSIQDYPGRLGYWNIGVPPSGPMDALAFRLGNQLVGNAAEAAGLELTVSGPTLKFNSDTVIALTGAAMKAELDGEPLAFWCSHAVKAGSVLGLGAVQGGGCRSYLAVAGGFDVPDYLGSRSTFTLGQFGGHGGRTLRVGDVLHLGALSESYVARALPSDLLPSYSKQWEIGVLYGPHGAPDFFTPADIETFFATDWEVHYNSSRTGVRLIGPKPEWARQDGGEAGLHPSNIHDNAYAIGAVDFTGDMPVILGPDGPSLGGFVCPVTIVHAELWKMGQLRPGDTVRFRFMSLEQANHLEQLQDATIAQLKLPQKQDAYPAAQKMGSPIVHTIPAKGEQVQVVYRQSGDRNLLIEYGPLVLDLNLRFRVHALMEWVQGAVADGSLPGILDLTPGIRSLQIHFDSRVLAREALVKMLVKAEKKLPPIDDMRVPTRIVHLPLSWDDPSTKLAIEKYMQSVRKDAPWCPSNIEFIRRINGIADIEQVKRIVFEASYLVMGLGDVYLGAPVATPLDPRHRLVTTKYNPARTWTPENAVGIGGAYMCVYGMEGPGGYQFVGRTVQMWNRYKQTADFKEGKPWLLRFFDQIRFYPVSEQELLKMREDFVAGRFQLKVEESTFSLKDYNQYLQDNDREISAFRDTQRAAFAAEREMWKANGQAEYASDSSVAEAGTDSELDLPPGSRAVAAHVAGNVWAIPAGVGSKVKAGDTLVVIESMKMEIAVVAPCDGEVIQMSCRTGGQVASGQDLLVIQGEV; from the coding sequence ATGTTCGATAAAGTATTGATAGCCAACCGCGGCGCGATTGCCTGCCGCATCATCCGCACCCTGAAGAAGATGGGTGTCCGTTCCGTGGCGGTGTACTCGGAAGCCGACACCCGTTCGCTGCATGTGCAGATGGCGGACGAAGCCGTATGCATCGGTGCCGCCGCTGCGGCCGAGAGTTATCTGCGCGGCGACCACATCCTAGAAGTCGCACGTAAGTTGGGTGTGCAGGCTATCCATCCTGGATACGGGTTCCTTTCTGAGAACGCGGCTTTCGCCGAGCAATGCGCGGAAGCGGGCGTGGTATTCATCGGCCCCACACCGGATCAGATGCGTCGCTTTGGACTCAAGCACACCGCGCGCGAACTGGCCGAGCAGAACGGCGTGCCGCTGCTGCCCGGCAGTGGGCTGCTGGGCGATGTCGGCCATGCACATGCCGAAGCATCACGCATCGGTTATCCGGTGATGATCAAGAGCACGGCCGGCGGCGGCGGCATCGGCATGCGCTTGTGCTGGAGCGCGGACGAACTGAACGAGGCGTTCCTGTCGGTGGAACATCTGGCGCGCGCCAACTTCAAGGACGCGGGCATCTATCTGGAGAAGTACGTCGAGCATGCGCGCCACATCGAGGTGCAGTTGTTCGGTGACGGTAAGGGCAACGTGATCGCACTGGGCGAGCGCGACTGCTCGGTGCAGCGCCGCAACCAGAAAGTGATCGAAGAGACCCCCGCGCCCAACATCACTCCGGAAGTCAGACAGCATCTGCTGGATACTGCCGTGCGTTTGGGGAAAGCCGTCGGCTACCAGTCGGCAGGTACGGTGGAGTTCGTGTTCGATGCACTCAGCGGCGAGTTCTACTTCCTCGAAGTGAACACGCGATTGCAGGTCGAACACGGCGTCACCGAAGAAGTGACCGGCGTCGATCTGGTCGAGTGGATGGTGTTGCAGGCCGCCGGTGAATTGCCCGCGCTGGAGAGCATCGATATCAAGCCAAAGGGTGCCTCCATCCAGGTGCGCCTGTATGCGGAAGACCCCAACAAGAATTTCCAACCATCCAGCGGTGTGCTGAGCGGCGTCGAATTCTCTGTGCAGGCGCGCAACGAGACCTGGGTGGAGCGCGGCAGCGAAGTGCCGCCCTACTACGACCCGATGATCGCCAAGATCATCGTCAAGGCGATGAACCGCGAGTCCGCGCTGGAGAAGATGAGCGCGGCGCTGGCCGAGACGCGGGTGGACGGCATCGAGACCAACCTCGATTACCTGCGCCAGATCGTGGCCGACCATGTGTTCGCGGAAGGTCGGCAAACCACGCGCTACCTGAACGGTTTCCACTATCAGCCGCACACCCTCGACGTGCTGGAACCCGGCGTGCAGAGCAGCATCCAGGACTATCCCGGCCGACTCGGTTACTGGAACATCGGCGTGCCGCCTTCCGGCCCGATGGATGCGCTGGCGTTCCGTCTGGGCAACCAGTTGGTGGGCAACGCCGCCGAGGCTGCCGGACTGGAACTGACCGTGTCCGGCCCAACGCTGAAGTTCAACAGCGACACGGTCATCGCGCTGACCGGCGCGGCGATGAAAGCCGAACTGGATGGCGAGCCGCTGGCGTTCTGGTGCAGCCATGCGGTGAAGGCAGGCAGCGTGCTGGGCCTCGGCGCGGTGCAGGGCGGCGGTTGCCGCAGCTATCTCGCGGTGGCGGGCGGATTCGATGTGCCCGACTATCTGGGCAGCAGGTCCACCTTCACACTGGGTCAGTTCGGCGGCCACGGCGGGCGCACCTTGCGTGTCGGCGACGTGCTGCATCTGGGCGCCCTGTCTGAATCGTATGTCGCGCGTGCGCTGCCGTCCGACCTGCTGCCGAGCTACAGCAAGCAATGGGAGATCGGTGTGTTGTACGGCCCGCACGGCGCGCCGGATTTCTTCACCCCGGCCGATATAGAGACCTTCTTCGCCACCGACTGGGAAGTGCACTACAACTCCAGCCGCACCGGCGTGCGTCTGATCGGTCCCAAGCCGGAGTGGGCGCGGCAGGACGGCGGCGAGGCCGGGCTGCACCCATCCAACATCCACGACAACGCCTATGCCATCGGTGCGGTGGATTTCACCGGCGACATGCCGGTGATCCTCGGCCCGGACGGCCCTAGCCTCGGCGGCTTTGTGTGCCCGGTCACCATCGTTCACGCCGAGCTGTGGAAGATGGGCCAGTTGCGTCCGGGCGATACGGTGCGCTTCCGTTTCATGTCGCTGGAGCAGGCCAACCATCTGGAGCAATTGCAGGACGCGACCATCGCTCAACTGAAATTACCGCAGAAGCAGGACGCTTACCCGGCTGCACAAAAGATGGGCAGCCCCATCGTGCATACCATCCCGGCCAAGGGCGAACAGGTGCAGGTGGTGTATCGCCAATCCGGCGACCGCAATCTGCTGATCGAATACGGCCCGCTGGTGCTCGACCTCAACCTGCGCTTCCGTGTGCATGCGCTGATGGAATGGGTGCAGGGTGCAGTGGCCGACGGCAGCTTGCCCGGCATCCTCGACCTGACACCGGGCATCCGCTCGCTGCAGATCCATTTCGACAGCCGTGTGCTGGCGCGCGAGGCACTGGTGAAAATGCTGGTCAAGGCGGAGAAGAAGTTGCCGCCGATAGACGACATGCGCGTGCCGACGCGCATCGTGCATCTGCCGCTGTCGTGGGACGATCCTTCCACCAAGCTGGCCATCGAGAAATACATGCAGTCGGTGCGCAAGGATGCGCCCTGGTGCCCGAGCAACATCGAGTTCATCCGCCGCATCAACGGCATCGCCGACATCGAGCAGGTGAAGCGCATCGTGTTCGAGGCGAGCTATCTGGTGATGGGGCTGGGCGACGTGTACCTCGGTGCGCCGGTCGCTACGCCGCTCGATCCGCGCCATCGTCTGGTCACCACCAAATACAACCCGGCACGCACCTGGACGCCGGAGAACGCGGTCGGCATCGGCGGTGCTTACATGTGCGTGTACGGCATGGAAGGCCCCGGCGGTTATCAGTTCGTCGGCCGCACCGTGCAGATGTGGAACCGTTACAAGCAGACGGCCGACTTCAAGGAAGGCAAGCCCTGGCTGCTGCGCTTCTTCGACCAGATCCGCTTCTATCCGGTGTCGGAACAGGAACTTCTGAAGATGCGCGAAGACTTCGTGGCCGGCCGCTTCCAGCTCAAGGTCGAAGAGAGCACCTTCAGCCTGAAGGACTACAACCAGTATCTGCAAGACAACGACCGCGAGATCAGCGCGTTCCGCGACACGCAACGCGCCGCGTTCGCGGCCGAGCGCGAGATGTGGAAAGCCAACGGTCAGGCCGAATACGCCAGCGACAGCAGCGTGGCGGAAGCGGGCACAGACAGTGAACTCGACCTGCCGCCGGGCAGCCGTGCCGTCGCCGCGCATGTGGCCGGCAACGTGTGGGCGATCCCGGCCGGAGTGGGCAGCAAGGTGAAGGCGGGCGACACGCTGGTGGTGATCGAGTCGATGAAGATGGAGATCGCCGTGGTTGCGCCGTGTGACGGTGAAGTGATCCAGATGAGCTGCCGCACCGGCGGTCAGGTCGCGTCGGGGCAGGACTTGCTGGTCATCCAGGGCGAGGTGTGA
- a CDS encoding urea amidolyase associated protein UAAP2 gives MTIVESNLNPQHASYDCVLPAGESWLHEVKCGQVFRILDLEGNQAVDTLFYNARDPEERYSAVDTIREQGNLYLTAGTKLLSSEGNVLMTIVADTCGRHDTLGGACAAESNSVRYAIDKKYMHSCRDSFLHALGHCDCGMDKRDLTANVNFFMNVPVTPQGELTFADGISAPGKYVEMRAEMDVFVLISNCPQLNNPCNAYNPTPVQLLIWDAVAQ, from the coding sequence ATGACTATCGTTGAAAGCAATCTGAATCCGCAACACGCCAGCTACGACTGCGTGTTGCCCGCTGGTGAATCTTGGCTGCATGAAGTGAAGTGTGGACAAGTGTTCCGCATCCTCGATCTGGAAGGAAACCAGGCCGTGGATACCTTGTTCTACAACGCACGTGATCCGGAAGAACGTTACAGCGCGGTGGATACCATCCGCGAACAGGGCAACCTCTATCTGACCGCCGGCACGAAGTTGTTGTCCAGCGAGGGCAATGTGCTGATGACCATCGTCGCCGACACCTGCGGGCGTCACGACACGCTGGGGGGGGCCTGTGCTGCCGAGAGCAATTCCGTGCGTTATGCCATCGACAAGAAATACATGCACAGTTGCCGCGACAGTTTTTTGCACGCGCTGGGGCATTGCGACTGCGGTATGGACAAGCGCGACCTCACCGCCAATGTGAACTTCTTCATGAACGTACCGGTGACCCCGCAAGGCGAGCTGACCTTCGCCGACGGCATCTCCGCCCCCGGCAAATACGTGGAGATGCGTGCCGAGATGGATGTGTTCGTGCTGATCTCCAACTGCCCGCAACTGAACAACCCCTGCAACGCCTACAACCCGACGCCGGTGCAGTTGCTCATTTGGGATGCCGTCGCGCAATGA
- a CDS encoding urea amidolyase associated protein UAAP1, whose amino-acid sequence MTEPLSPTNLLWEETLPGGAHWSFVMKRGTALRLTDVEGGANLSSLFYYQEEKLERYNMPDTLKAQHTAHLTTGFVLYSDMGRVLASVIGDSVGWHDTISGMSNAALVEKKYGKADYQQARNAMHRNARDSMLIELGKWGLGKRDIVPNVNLFSKVSADETGALHYAAQHSKAGDYVELRFEMNVLVVLSATQHPLDPNLEYVPKPLLLQAWRCGTPDEQDLCRNFRPENVRGFYNTELLFR is encoded by the coding sequence ATGACCGAACCGTTATCCCCAACCAACCTGCTGTGGGAAGAGACCCTCCCCGGCGGTGCGCACTGGTCCTTCGTGATGAAGCGCGGCACTGCCCTGCGCCTCACCGATGTGGAAGGCGGCGCCAACCTGAGCTCACTGTTCTACTACCAGGAAGAAAAGCTGGAACGCTACAACATGCCGGACACGCTGAAGGCTCAGCACACCGCGCATCTCACCACCGGCTTCGTGCTGTATTCCGACATGGGGCGCGTGCTGGCCTCGGTCATCGGCGACAGCGTGGGCTGGCACGACACCATCAGCGGTATGAGCAACGCGGCGCTGGTCGAGAAGAAATACGGCAAGGCAGACTATCAGCAGGCGCGCAACGCCATGCACCGCAACGCGCGCGACAGCATGCTGATCGAACTGGGTAAGTGGGGACTGGGCAAGCGCGACATCGTGCCCAACGTGAATCTGTTCAGCAAAGTCAGCGCCGATGAAACCGGTGCCCTGCACTACGCGGCCCAGCATTCCAAGGCGGGTGACTACGTCGAATTGCGTTTCGAGATGAATGTGCTGGTGGTGCTGTCGGCCACCCAGCATCCGCTGGACCCGAATCTCGAGTACGTCCCCAAGCCGCTACTGCTGCAGGCATGGCGCTGCGGCACACCGGACGAACAAGACCTTTGCCGCAACTTCCGACCCGAGAACGTGCGCGGCTTCTACAACACTGAGCTGCTATTCCGCTGA
- a CDS encoding ABC transporter ATP-binding protein, producing the protein MDTKISIDAANKTFGDGERQIVALQGVDLDIGSNEFVTFVGASGCGKSTLLRCIGGLETLTSGSITVDGSAISGPSVDRAMVFQHYSLYPWLTVMENIKFSRLLQVHRTDITSADVEVASGRADALLDLMGLTHVRDAYPNQLSGGMQQRVAIARALLPRPQILLMDEPFGALDAQTREVMHDLILHVSKLEKTTIVFVTHDVEEAIYLGQRVVVMAPRPGRIDSIYPVELPAKRDQDMKLSTEFMQQKKAILHRIRETAGMRTDYELLERMTRQAEQQQ; encoded by the coding sequence ATGGATACCAAAATCAGTATAGACGCGGCCAATAAGACTTTTGGCGACGGTGAGCGCCAGATCGTTGCATTGCAAGGTGTGGACTTGGATATTGGCAGTAATGAGTTTGTCACGTTCGTCGGTGCTTCGGGCTGTGGTAAGTCAACGCTATTGCGCTGCATCGGTGGGTTAGAGACGCTCACGTCCGGCAGTATCACGGTCGATGGTTCAGCCATCAGCGGCCCGAGTGTCGATCGTGCCATGGTGTTCCAACATTACAGCCTCTACCCGTGGCTTACGGTGATGGAGAACATTAAATTCAGTCGCTTATTGCAAGTGCATCGCACGGACATCACGTCGGCTGATGTCGAAGTTGCATCAGGGCGGGCGGATGCCTTGCTCGATCTGATGGGGCTGACCCATGTGCGCGATGCCTACCCCAATCAACTCTCCGGTGGCATGCAACAGCGCGTCGCCATCGCGCGCGCATTGTTGCCACGTCCGCAGATATTGCTGATGGATGAACCGTTCGGTGCGCTGGATGCGCAGACGCGCGAAGTGATGCACGACCTCATCCTGCATGTCTCGAAACTCGAAAAGACCACCATCGTATTTGTGACACACGATGTGGAAGAAGCCATCTACCTAGGACAGCGTGTGGTGGTGATGGCGCCGCGTCCTGGTCGTATCGACAGCATCTACCCAGTGGAATTGCCTGCTAAGCGCGATCAGGACATGAAGCTATCGACCGAGTTCATGCAGCAGAAGAAGGCGATTCTGCATCGTATCCGCGAGACCGCCGGCATGCGCACCGATTACGAGCTGCTGGAGCGCATGACCCGGCAAGCCGAACAACAGCAATAA
- a CDS encoding ABC transporter permease, which translates to MRDIWISTYRVITGFALSAVFALPLGLMIGTYRPVQAMLEPLTDFIRYMPAVAFIPLVMLWVGIDESSKIAIIFIGTFFQMVLMVAEDVRRVPITQIEAAQTMGANRSEIVSLVIVQSAKPALLDTLRVTMGWAWTYLVVAELVAANSGLGYSILRAQRFMQTDKIFAGIILIGLIGLAIDQLFRWLHRKSFPWMYK; encoded by the coding sequence ATGCGCGACATTTGGATCAGTACTTATCGAGTCATTACTGGCTTTGCGCTATCCGCTGTGTTCGCTCTCCCGCTGGGACTGATGATAGGTACCTACCGCCCCGTGCAAGCCATGCTGGAGCCGTTAACGGATTTCATTCGCTATATGCCTGCCGTCGCGTTCATCCCCTTGGTCATGTTATGGGTGGGCATCGACGAGAGCTCCAAGATTGCCATCATCTTCATCGGCACCTTCTTCCAGATGGTGTTGATGGTGGCGGAAGACGTGCGCCGAGTGCCCATCACCCAGATCGAAGCCGCGCAGACCATGGGGGCGAACCGCAGCGAGATCGTATCTCTGGTGATCGTGCAATCGGCCAAACCTGCCTTGCTTGATACCTTACGGGTGACGATGGGTTGGGCATGGACTTATCTCGTGGTGGCCGAACTAGTCGCTGCCAATTCCGGCCTCGGCTACTCCATCCTGCGTGCGCAGCGCTTTATGCAAACCGACAAGATCTTTGCCGGGATCATTTTGATCGGATTGATAGGCTTAGCGATCGATCAGTTGTTCCGCTGGCTACATCGTAAGAGCTTTCCTTGGATGTATAAATAA
- a CDS encoding RluA family pseudouridine synthase has protein sequence MNQLSKESVTFVEVDEGGAGQRIDNFLIRHLKGVPKSHIYRILRGEVRVNKKRIDQTYRLQLGDLLRIPPVRVAARAEVEAFVPSNEFPIVFEDDALLVIDKPAGTAVHGGSGVSFGVIEQLRRARPEAKFLELVHRLDRETSGVLLIAKKRSALTAMHEIMREGNSDKRYLTLVVGDWKNARQHVKLPLYKFDTPQGEKRVMVREDGQQAHTVFNLKQSFGDYTLLEAELKTGRTHQIRVHLSHLGYPIAGDDKYGDFALNKTLMKQGLKRMFLHAHSISFNHPLSGEPLTIVAPLAKELVSFVEKLSRTV, from the coding sequence ATGAACCAGTTAAGCAAAGAATCTGTCACCTTCGTTGAAGTCGATGAAGGCGGGGCGGGGCAACGTATCGACAACTTCCTGATCCGCCATCTCAAGGGCGTGCCGAAGAGTCATATCTATCGCATTCTGCGAGGCGAAGTTCGCGTCAATAAGAAGCGTATAGATCAGACTTATCGGCTGCAACTCGGCGACTTGCTGCGCATTCCGCCGGTGCGCGTGGCTGCGCGTGCGGAGGTCGAGGCCTTCGTGCCATCCAATGAATTTCCCATCGTGTTCGAGGATGACGCGCTGCTGGTCATCGACAAGCCTGCCGGTACTGCGGTGCATGGTGGCAGTGGAGTCAGCTTCGGTGTCATCGAGCAACTGCGTCGTGCTAGGCCGGAAGCAAAATTTCTGGAGTTGGTACACCGATTGGATCGAGAGACCTCTGGCGTGTTGCTCATCGCCAAGAAGCGTTCCGCGCTGACCGCGATGCACGAGATCATGCGAGAGGGCAATAGCGACAAGCGCTATTTGACTCTGGTCGTGGGCGACTGGAAGAACGCACGCCAGCACGTCAAACTGCCGCTGTACAAATTTGATACGCCACAAGGCGAGAAGCGCGTGATGGTGCGCGAGGATGGCCAGCAGGCGCATACCGTGTTCAACCTCAAGCAATCATTCGGCGATTACACCTTACTTGAAGCTGAGCTCAAGACTGGTCGTACTCATCAGATTCGTGTCCACCTTTCTCATCTAGGTTACCCCATCGCAGGAGATGACAAATACGGTGACTTTGCTCTGAACAAGACACTGATGAAGCAAGGCTTGAAACGCATGTTCCTACACGCCCACTCGATCAGTTTTAACCACCCTCTGAGCGGCGAGCCGCTGACCATCGTCGCTCCGTTGGCAAAAGAGTTAGTGAGTTTTGTGGAAAAGTTGAGCCGAACAGTTTGA